The sequence TTCTCCAGCTTAATTGTTTTGTCCTCTTGGAGTTTACGTGGAGTTAGAATCCACACTCAGGGACCTGCTAAAGCTGGAAATGGGTGAAATTTTCACCTCCAAGAATAACGGGCATCTCAATGAAGATAAATCTCACAatgcaagttaaaaataaatctgatGACCTCAGGGagacattaaaaatttaaaagacaatgaagacaggagagaaggggagaggaaggtaataaatatgaaaaacatttttttttaaagaataacaaagaaataTATGCGATGAATGAACACACACAGCTATTTGGAGTTGGGGGCAAGTTAATTATATTCAAAAAAGACTGCATctccagaatttctttcttttttttttttttttttgcagttaaaTATTTTAGTTCCTTCATATAGAGACATATTACACATGTTAACAACCatgaaaaacaatacaaaatgcCCTCGATTTAACAAGTAGAAAAATATAACTAGTATATATGGCAATTGTGAATCTAATACTGTACAGAAGTAATTTATGGATCTTACAAATAAATTATACTTAAAtgcccttttaaaattctttgcccCACCCCAGATGTACACCAGAACTTACAATAGGAAAGGTTCCGAGCCTAGCTtatcacaaaaaaaaagaaaatcagtgccAGTCAAATGTTCTGCCGACAAGCTCAAAGAATTTCTTATTTGGCTCATGAAAATATTCGTGCAGTTTATTGAGGAGTCTGGGGTCCACTTGGGGGTGCGCCCGGCCTTTGGACTCGTGTAAGCAGCGGTCCCGGCCGCCGTCCCTCAGGCAGTAGAATCCCTTGGTTTTGTTAAAGTAAAAATTGGAGGCGTTGATCTGCGGAGACAGCCTCAGGAACCGCTCCACCTTCTGGATCTCGGGGAAGGGGTCCCTGATGAGGCGGTCGCCGTCCACAATGTGGATACGGCGCAGCGGGAAGAAACGCAGCCAGTTCTGCATGTGCAGGTGGTACAGGCTGCGGTTGATAGCCTTGTAGTCCACGTTGAGGCGGCCGTCGCGCACCAGGAACTCCTCGATGGACGGGTAGGGCTTGCGCTTCTGCACGTGGTTGTAGAACACTTGGGTGTAGTCAGATAGCACGCGCTCTGACGGGTCCCGCAGGATAAGCAGCAGCCGGATGGCCGGGTTCATGCCATGGACGCGCTCAGGCACTTTGGGCGACGTGAAGTACGCAGGGGTCTTTTCCACCGTGAGCTGGTGTGGGGCGGAGAAGGGCATCTGGCTGAGGTACCAGCCCAGGCCTTGGCTGTAGTGCTCCTCCCAGTCGAAGAAGTGCACCTCGTTCTCGGCGGCCGCCACGTCCGGATGCAGGCTGAGCATCTCCAACAGCGCGCGGGTACCGCCCTTGCGCACTCCGATGATGATGGTCTGCGGCAGCTGCTGGGCGGAGCCGTTGGGGGCGGCGCCGTCGGAGATCTCCTCCTGGAGGGCTGCCGCTTTCCGCACCAGCTCCGGCAGGCCCGGCTCGTCCCCTGGCACCACCGCGGGGCGGGAAGGCACTAGCTGGAGCTGGGCCACCAGCATCACCGCGCCCAGGAGCAGCGGGGCCATGCCGGACACCACGGTGGCTTCACTGGGCCGGGCGCCGCTGGGTCATGAAGTGCTGCCCTCGGGGGGACGTCTCCAGATCAGTGACACATGGGTATTGCAGGCTTCTGATTACTAGGAAACAAAGGGGAAAATATTAACCCCACATAAATACTTGGCTTAATCAAGCTGACAACTCTGTCATCTTTGGCAAGACATTCAGCTCCTCCGggttttctcagtttctttattagatggtaaaaaatctgcatgcaatgctggagacccaggtttgatccctggatggggaagatcccctggagaaggaaatggcaacccggtccagtattcttgcctggtgaatcccatgggcagaggagcctggcagaggagTTCACGGGGTCGGGTAGCAAAGAGTgtgacatggctgagtgactttcactttcacttatcctATCAAGCAGGGGTGGCAAACAGTTTCTGTACCAGGCAAGAAAGTAAACGGTTAGGCTTTGGGGGACGTATAGTCTCCTTGGGAACTCCTCCAGCTATGTTGTTTTGCTCTTAAGTGTCCACAGACAATGCAGAGACTTGGGTgtggttgtgttccaataaagccTTATTTATGGGCACtgacatttgaatttcatatcattttcatgggtcattaaaaatttttattttactttttttccccaaacatttATATGTTTAGTGCTCTATTGACACAAAAACCAGGCCAGATTTGGCCTGTAGTCCTATTTTGCCAACCTTTGCTACAAAGGAAAAAGATTGGGAAGGTCTGTTGGACCTCAGGAAACATCAGTGAATAGCAACTAGCTTCAAGCCCAGGCAGAGGGGCAAGAGACAGCGAAGCAGCCATGGTTTCTGCTCCCCTACCCATGAGGGGCTTCTGATTTAATAGGACCGACGAACCTGTTTGAAAAATGGAATGGTTAGCTCCTATTGTTCACTTGTCCCTGGATCCAGTTCTTGCTGTGGCCTcagtgcagggggtgggggtgggggggtgtacTTCCCAGTGATTTTAAGATTTGGCCAGTGGCACGTGGGCAGATTGACTGgtctgagctccttgcagtccaaaggactctcaagagtcttctccagcaccacaatccaaaagcatcaattctttggcactcagcccaaaccagtcaaacctaaaggaaatcaaccctgaatattcatcagaaggactgatgctgtaactgaagctccaatactttggcccctggatgcaaagagctcactcattggaaaagaccccaatgctgggaaagactgagggctgtaggagaagggggctgcagaggatgagatggttagatagcatcactgactcaatgaacatgagtttgagcaaactcagggagatagtggaagataaaggagcctggcgtgctacagtccatggcattgcaaagagttggacatgacttagtgaatgcaCAACAACGTGGGCAGAAACGACAGTGTGCCAGTGCCCAGCATAGGCCTTAAGAGGAGTGTGTTTTCACATGCCCTCAGCCCTTACACCATTgtgatgaacaacaacaaaaaaaaaaatgtgcccaGGTCCCAGGAGAAAGACAAACCACACTTGGCATAGAGCCATCCCATGTGTGCAGCCTAGCCATCTCCCTCGTGTGTGAGAATGCATGCTTGTGGTTTTAAGCTGTTGAGTTTTGGGCTGGTTTGTATTACAGTACAAATTTGGCAAAAGTTAACGGACATAACCTGACTGCAAGCATCAGTATGGTATCCGTTATGATCACAGTTCAGGTACTTTGAGGACCTGTGTTCCTTCATTTTGCCTGAAACAATCAGGGATATCTTCCTAGTAGAGCAAGTGTGTGCAGTGGGCCTGGAGGGATGAACAGGTGAGGTTACTGGAAGGAACAAAAAACTTTCACACAAGCAAAGGTTAACTGTTTATAAAGAGCAAGTCCTGCAGTCTGCtcagtggaatgtcaccccaacACGGCAGTGGAAAGTAGACATGCAGGACAGTTATAGATGAGGGTCTTGCCCAGGGACACAAAAATTTATTCCATTTCAAGATTCACAGTCCAAATTTAAAGCTCTAAACGCAGGGCTCTTCCCATGAACTGCCTCCTTTATGCCTTCTCCTCCTTTAACTCTCTGAGATTTATCACATTTGGGCGTTAAAGTCCCTAAGGAACACAGGCACTGCTGAGCTGCAGCGTATGGGCCCCCAAGACACATGAGCCATGGTTGATGTTTTTACGGGGCTGATAAGCAGCAATCCGTGTTTGACCCTCTCCAGGAAAGAGGCGATTGGAAGCTCTGTTTAAATAATCTCTGTCTAAACACAGCTTAGGGAGAGTTGGAGACAGGCCCAGTTTGGGGACTGTAGGACTTACAAAGCCAGAAAACATTTTCTATCAAGAAGGCCCATCATCTTCATTATGCCAGGtttaaaattcactttaatagtttaaaacttgtctggtggtagtggtttagttgctagttgtgtttgactcttttgaccccatgaactatatagcccaccaggctccactgtccgtgggatttcccaggcaagacttctggagtgggttgccattcccttctccagggaatcctcccgacccagggattgaacccagacttcctgcactgcaggcagattctttaccggctgatcCACTAGAGAAGTACTAAAATTTATCTTGAATATGTAATGAAGAACAATATACAGAGCTTCCCTGTTTATGATCAAATTGATTTGATATCCTTCAGATATCAACTGTATTAACcactttgaaaaatgtatattcaagatcaaacaattaaaaagttgaaaaatcatAGAACACTGGAAGAGGAAACTGCAAAACCACCACATgctcatttaggaaaaaaaaaaaaaaaaaaaagtttcagagaGCTGGCCAAACAAGATGGGGTTCAAGGTTGGTCTTACTGATTGGATGAGCTCAATTTAATGGGCCATTTGCTTTAGTCAAATGCATGTTTTAGCATGAGTCAGTgaaattctatttccttttccactgcTTGTGTGGGTCAGCCAAAGGGACCCGTTGTGCTTGCCTTTCACAAGTTTGGGGTATGTGAGCAGGTGcacgtgtgtgcttgtgtgtctgcacgtctatgtgtacatgtgtgtacacgtgtgtgcatgtgcaggGTGTCACGTGGGTGAAGTGAGGGAGAGAGCAGCTCTTCCACACTGAGCAGCCACACTCTCCCCATCTCACAGCCTCACATCCCAGAAAATAGCCCGATCCTGGGACACCGAAGGAACAGAGCCAGAGGCCAGACCTGAGATCCACACCCTTTGACTATCCATGCTCTTTTCACTTTATTATGAGGCATGCGGATTAGCACAGGGAGCACCTGAGATCACTTTCCTAAAGGGGAGTTACCAGCAGACagcaaaaagaagaaacttttttttttttttctggttgaaacacgaggcttgtgggatcttagttcccctacggGGGATTAaatctgggccctcagcagtgaaagcctgaAGTACTAACCACtaaaccatcagggaattcctgagaagaaactaaatataatttgtcttttacaaaaacaaaacaagaacaccACCACTCCGAAACAACTCCCCCTCCAAAACAACCAAAAGACTAGTATGTAGTTTAAAAACTccttgttgctattcagtcgcttaattgtgtccaactctttgcaagcccatggactgcagcactccaggcttccctgtccttcactatctcccagcgcTTGTTCACATTCATGTCCTTTGGGTctctgatgccatccaaacatctcatcctttgccatccccttttcctcctgccttcaatctttcccagcatcagggtcttttctaacgagttggctctttgcatcaggtggccaaaataattgagcttcagcttcagcatcaggccttccaaggaatattcaggactgatttcctttaggattgactggttggatctccttgcagtccaagggactctcaagactcttctccaacaccacagttcaaaagcatcaattcttcagcactcagctttctttatagtccaactctcacatccatacatgactagtggaaaaaccatagctttgactagatggaactttgatggcaaagtgatgtctctgttttttaatatgctgtctggtttggtcatagcttttcttccaagaagcaaatgtcttttaatttcatgcctgcagtcaccatctgcagtgattttggagcccaagaaaataaagtctgacactgtttccattgtttccccatctatttgccatgaagtgatgggtggatgccatgatcttagttttgcgaatgttgagttttaagccagatttttcactcttctctttcactttcatcaagaggctctttagttcctcttcgctttctgccataagggcagtatcatctgcttatctgtggttattgatatttctcctggcaatcttgattccagcttgtgcttcatccagcccggcatttcacatgatgttctctgcatataagctaaataagcagggtaacaatatacagccttgatctattcctttcccaatttggaacccgtctgctgttccatgtctggttctaactgttgcttcttgaccagcatacaggtttcccaggaggcaggtaaggtgatctggtattccctaCTTTCATCTATACCTTCTCCCCTCCACTCTTCCAACCACACTGCCTTCCCCAAAGGAGTTATGTAAGTAAAAGTGTAACACACTGTTTTACAAGATATTCAGAAAACCTCAAATCACCACAGGTCATTAAGAGCTGCTCAGGAAGGTAAGAGCTGctctcgctgctgctgctaagtcgcttcagtcatgtccaactctgtgtgaccccaccgacggcagcccaccaggctcccccatccctgggattctccaggcaagaacactggagtgggttgccatttcctctccaatgcatgcaagtgaagagtgaaagtgaagtcgctcagtcctgtgagactcttagcgaccccatggactgcagcctaccagggtcctccaaccatgggattctccagtcaagagtactggagtggggtgccactgccttctccggaaggTAAGAGCAACCCTCTCAAAGCTGACAGTAACCACTGCTCATTTATGTCTCCAACACTTAGTCACAGCTTGCCCTAAGATGGATCATATCTCATTGTTACTTTCATTATAGATGTTAAAATGACCCACATATGCATTTGCACATTTTCCAGGAGCCccgttttaaaaacagaatactTTCTGTAACCCTATCCAAAACATTATTACTTCAACACAAAATGAAGGAGATATTTTGCAGTTTTTTGTCTTAAGTCTTCAAAAGCCAGTGTGTATACATTTGTAGGACATCTCAAGGCTgcttcttgttgctgttgttcagtcactaagtcacgtctgcgTCTTTGCAACCCCTTTGCAAAGCCAggcttgctttttaatatggtgtttaggtttgtcatagctctacttccaaggagcaagcatcctttaattccgtggctgaaatcaccatctgagGTGATTCTGGGGCCCAAGGCCACATGTGGTTTCTGACAACTGGAGTGGACAGCCCAGAGATCCACAGCACTGAGCAATGTTGCAATTCTTACTCTGAAAGCTTGTTAATTGTGGAAACTGCTTTCTTCAAAAGTAAGATCCTTGACCCCACTCACAAATCAGGAGCATCTCAAGCAGGAAAAGAACCAGGAAGGAAAGTTTGAAATTGCAAGCAGCACAAAAATAAATGGAGTATTCTCTCTTCAGAAGTAAACTAGGTACTATCAAAGGGAATCTGCTGGAAGTCTGGAGCCTGAGCTGGCATCAGCACAAAGACTGTTCAACAGCACCTGGAGGCCAGTCCACATTCCTCCAAAAAGCAACGTTGGCAGCAGTCACCCAGAGCACTTGCTACTGAGCAGACACTAGGCTAGCCACTTTGCACACAGGACCCGTGTGACACACTGCATATTGGACAGAACTGATATTGTCACAAGAAAGTGAGTCTCAGAGAAACAGAGtggtttcttcagtcatgtccatctctttgcatccctaaggactgtagcccatcaggctcctctgtccctgggattctccaggcaagaataccagagtgggttgccatttcctacttgaggggatctcccgacccagggatcgaaccctcgtctcttctgtttacctgcattggaaggtgggctcttctaccactagcaccacctgagaagtcccatcCTTCCCTGTTGAAAGAGATCTAACTCACTCTCTGTTCACTCCCTTTTACCAGGCAGGCTGCTTGCTTCATCTTGCAGTGATAAACCAAGCCCTGAGTTTCAAGAATTCCGAAGCCAAGAGTCTTTCCCATCAGCAGCACTAGGCTTCCTTGGATTCCACATGAAGATGCTGACCACACACCAGGCATGGGGGACACATGGGAAAGgacacagaattttccaggtggAGATTCCCctgcattaaaaattaaatccaaGGGAACTTTcccggcggtccagtggttaagactcctagcTTTCATTGAAGGAGGCATGGGGTCGGGGAACTGGTAAGCCACATGCTTTGAGgtgaaaaaaatacaagttaaatCCAAATCCTTTTCGGGTCAGGAATGAACCTAGAATAGGATCTGTCTGCCCCTCCCACCTCACTGCCCTTTTAAGCCAAGCTCGGGCCTTCCGGTTCATTTGATGGTACCAAGCTCACACCAGCTCTGTGCCTTGGCGTTCTCTGTTTCGTCTTTCCAGGATGCTCCACCCCCCAACATGCTTCCTGAGGCTGGCTGTCCCGTCACGGATTTTATTTCAAACGCTGGCTTTCCTCAGCAACATGAGCTCACCCTCTCGCCTTTAATCACTTTCTTTCCCATCATCTTGTTTTAT comes from Bubalus kerabau isolate K-KA32 ecotype Philippines breed swamp buffalo chromosome 7, PCC_UOA_SB_1v2, whole genome shotgun sequence and encodes:
- the HS3ST1 gene encoding heparan sulfate glucosamine 3-O-sulfotransferase 1, with product MAPLLLGAVMLVAQLQLVPSRPAVVPGDEPGLPELVRKAAALQEEISDGAAPNGSAQQLPQTIIIGVRKGGTRALLEMLSLHPDVAAAENEVHFFDWEEHYSQGLGWYLSQMPFSAPHQLTVEKTPAYFTSPKVPERVHGMNPAIRLLLILRDPSERVLSDYTQVFYNHVQKRKPYPSIEEFLVRDGRLNVDYKAINRSLYHLHMQNWLRFFPLRRIHIVDGDRLIRDPFPEIQKVERFLRLSPQINASNFYFNKTKGFYCLRDGGRDRCLHESKGRAHPQVDPRLLNKLHEYFHEPNKKFFELVGRTFDWH